A single region of the Borrelia hermsii DAH genome encodes:
- the frr gene encoding ribosome recycling factor has protein sequence MEEYKALLDEKMDRVLLSLDSEYKSLRTGRISSALFDKVLVDYYGEKTPLTRVANISIPEARLIVIQPWDKSLLSKIEQAILSSDLSMNPSSDGSVLRIKVPVLTVERRKEIVKQAKKIAEEYKVAARNVRQELNNKAKKQEKDSQITEDDLRRILDDIQRDTNSYIKKIDEIFDLKTKEIMEF, from the coding sequence ATGGAGGAATATAAGGCTTTATTGGACGAAAAGATGGATAGAGTTCTTTTATCTCTTGATAGTGAATATAAATCTTTAAGAACGGGTAGGATAAGTAGTGCTCTTTTTGATAAGGTATTAGTTGATTATTATGGAGAAAAAACTCCCTTAACTAGGGTTGCCAATATTAGTATTCCCGAGGCAAGACTTATTGTAATTCAACCTTGGGATAAAAGTTTGTTATCTAAAATAGAGCAAGCTATACTAAGTTCAGATCTGTCTATGAATCCTTCAAGTGATGGGTCAGTCCTTAGGATTAAAGTTCCTGTATTGACTGTTGAGAGACGTAAGGAAATAGTAAAACAGGCAAAAAAGATCGCCGAGGAATATAAGGTTGCGGCTAGAAATGTAAGGCAGGAGTTAAATAATAAGGCCAAGAAGCAAGAGAAAGATTCTCAGATTACTGAAGATGATTTGCGACGGATTTTAGATGATATTCAAAGAGATACCAATTCTTATATCAAGAAAATAGATGAGATTTTTGATTTAAAAACAAAAGAGATAATGGAATTTTAA
- the tsf gene encoding translation elongation factor Ts, whose amino-acid sequence MSISPQEVKKLRDATGAGFGDCKKALDAVGGDFELAKKKLREMGIASADKRSGRDAKEGRVFSYVNKERVGLLLISCETDFVAMNGDFVTFGNSLIKQLVESGKDSLDEQQELEIKNLAATIKENIHVSKIYISNIASNELVKNYLHGEQSKIGVFIKLRVDDVLKIEDGSLNSLTMDLALHVAAFAPLYLSVGDVCPNYIKEQEEVFMKQMEASGKPENVIKGIVSGKLKKHLGEITLLEQGFVKDDKLTVKEKIEEVSKSILTKIEIIDFKYFSVG is encoded by the coding sequence GTGAGTATTAGTCCTCAAGAGGTAAAAAAGCTCAGAGACGCAACTGGAGCTGGATTTGGTGATTGTAAGAAGGCATTAGATGCCGTTGGTGGTGATTTTGAATTAGCTAAGAAAAAACTTAGAGAGATGGGTATTGCATCCGCTGATAAAAGGAGTGGTAGAGATGCTAAGGAAGGGCGAGTATTCTCTTATGTAAATAAAGAGAGAGTAGGCCTTTTGCTTATTTCATGTGAGACAGATTTTGTTGCTATGAATGGTGATTTTGTGACTTTTGGGAATTCTTTGATAAAACAGTTAGTTGAGAGTGGCAAAGATTCTTTAGACGAGCAGCAAGAACTTGAAATTAAAAATTTAGCAGCTACAATCAAAGAAAATATTCATGTAAGCAAGATTTATATTTCAAATATTGCATCTAATGAACTTGTAAAAAATTATCTTCATGGAGAGCAATCTAAGATAGGCGTGTTTATTAAATTAAGGGTAGATGATGTTTTAAAAATTGAAGATGGGAGTTTAAATAGTCTTACAATGGATCTGGCTTTGCATGTAGCAGCTTTTGCTCCTCTCTATTTAAGTGTTGGTGATGTTTGTCCTAATTATATTAAAGAGCAAGAAGAAGTGTTTATGAAGCAGATGGAAGCTAGTGGAAAGCCTGAGAATGTAATTAAAGGGATAGTATCTGGAAAACTTAAAAAACATTTGGGAGAGATTACCCTCTTAGAACAAGGATTTGTAAAGGATGATAAACTTACTGTTAAAGAAAAGATTGAAGAGGTTTCCAAATCAATTTTAACCAAGATAGAAATAATAGATTTTAAATATTTTAGTGTTGGATAA
- the rpsB gene encoding 30S ribosomal protein S2, with translation MAVITMKSLLEAGVHFGHQVKRLDPRMKRFIFSERNEIHILDLQKTLQGIKDSYELVQSVIKSGKKVLFVGTKKQASEIIEQEAKRSDMPYVNNRWLGGMLSNFNTIKKSVQKLKKLEKMEIDGTFEMISKKEVSQLNREKLKLSKNLTGIKDMEELPGAVFIIDPKREQIVINEARKLGIPIISVVDTNCNPDVIDCPIPGNDDAIRSVALFTKIISDAILESDKEVGIQIVENLNEEDLMSEIEVKNEKKEL, from the coding sequence TTGGCAGTTATTACTATGAAAAGCCTTTTAGAGGCTGGAGTTCATTTTGGACATCAGGTAAAAAGGCTTGATCCAAGAATGAAAAGGTTTATCTTTTCAGAGAGAAATGAAATACATATTTTGGATTTGCAAAAAACTTTGCAAGGTATTAAAGATTCTTATGAGCTTGTTCAAAGCGTTATAAAGAGTGGTAAGAAAGTCTTATTTGTTGGCACTAAAAAGCAGGCAAGCGAAATAATTGAACAGGAAGCTAAAAGAAGTGATATGCCTTATGTTAACAATAGGTGGCTTGGTGGAATGCTTTCAAACTTTAATACTATTAAGAAATCAGTTCAAAAATTAAAAAAATTAGAAAAAATGGAAATTGATGGAACTTTTGAAATGATTAGCAAAAAGGAAGTTTCTCAACTCAACCGTGAGAAGTTGAAATTATCAAAAAATTTGACGGGAATTAAGGACATGGAAGAACTTCCAGGTGCCGTTTTCATTATTGATCCTAAAAGAGAGCAAATAGTGATTAATGAGGCTAGAAAGCTTGGTATTCCTATTATTTCAGTCGTTGATACAAATTGCAATCCAGATGTAATTGACTGTCCAATTCCTGGTAATGATGATGCAATTCGTTCTGTTGCTTTATTTACTAAGATAATATCTGATGCTATCTTGGAGAGCGATAAAGAAGTTGGAATTCAAATAGTTGAAAATTTGAATGAAGAAGACTTAATGAGTGAAATTGAAGTTAAGAACGAGAAAAAAGAATTATAG